One segment of Meriones unguiculatus strain TT.TT164.6M chromosome X, Bangor_MerUng_6.1, whole genome shotgun sequence DNA contains the following:
- the Flna gene encoding filamin-A isoform X1 — protein MSSSHSRSGQSAAGAAPGGGIDTRDAEMPATEKDLAEDAPWKKIQQNTFTRWCNEHLKCVSKRIANLQTDLSDGLRLIALLEVLSQKKMHRKHNQRPTFRQMQLENVSVALEFLDRESIKLVSIDSKAIVDGNLKLILGLIWTLILHYSISMPMWDEEEDEEAKKQTPKQRLLGWIQNKLPQLPITNFSRDWQSGRALGALVDSCAPGLCPDWDSWDASKPVNNAREAMQQADDWLGIPQVITPEEIVDPNVDEHSVMTYLSQFPKAKLKPGAPLRPKLNPKKARAYGPGIEPTGNMVKKRAEFTVETRSAGQGEVLVYVEDPAGHQEEAKVIANNDKNRTFSVWYVPEVTGTHKVTVLFAGQHIAKSPFEVYVDKSQGDASKVTAQGPGLEPSGNIANKTTYFEIFTAGAGTGKVDVVIQDPTGQKGTVEPQLEARGDSTYRCSYQPTMEGVHTVHVTFAGVPIPRSPYTITVGQACNPAACRAVGRGLQPKGVRVKETADFKVYTKGAGSGELKVTVKGPKGEERVKQKDLGDGVYGFEYYPTIPGTYTVTITWGGQNIGRSPFEVKVGTECGNQKVRAWGPGLEGGVVGKSADFVVEAIGDDVGTLGFSVEGPSQAKIECDDKGDGSCDVRYWPQEAGEYAVHVLCNSEDIRLSPFMADIREAPQDFHPDRVKARGPGLEKTGVAVNKPAEFTVDAKHAGKAPLRVQVQDNEGCPVEATVKDNGNGTYSCSYVPRKPVKHTAMVSWGGVSIPNSPFRVNVGAGSHPNKVKVYGPGVAKTGLKAHEPTYFTVDCTEAGQGDVSIGIKCAPGVVGPTEADIDFDIIRNDNDTFTVKYTPCGAGSYTIMVLFADQATPTSPIRVKVEPSHDANKVKAEGPGLSRTGVELGKPTHFTVNAKNAGKGKLDVQFSGLAKGDAVRDVDITDHHDNTYTVKYTPVQQGPVGVSVTYGGDHIPKSPFSVGISLSLDLSKIKVSGLGDKVEVGKDQEFTVKSKGAGGQGKVASKIVSPSGAVVPCKVEPGLGADNSVVRFVPREEGPYEVEVTYDGVPVPGSPFPLEAVAPTKPSKVKAFGPGLQGGNAGSPARFTIDTKGAGTGGLGLTVEGPCEAQLECLDNGDGTCSVSYVPTEPGDYNINILFADTHIPGSPFKAHVVPCFDASKVKCSGPGLERATAGEVGQFQVDCSSAGSAELTIEICSEAGLPAEVYIQDHGDGTHTITYIPLCPGAYTVTIKYGGQPVPNFPSKLQVEPAVDTSGVQCYGPGIEGQGVFREATTEFSVDARALTQTGGPHVKARVANPSGNLTETFVQDCGDGTYKVEYTPYEEGVHSVDVTYDGSPVPSSPFQVPVTEGCDPSRVRVHGPGIQSGTTNKPNKFTVETRGAGTGGLGLAVEGPSEAKMSCMDNKDGSCSVEYIPYEAGTYSLNVTYGGHQVPGSPFKVPVHDVTDASKVKCSGPGLSPGMVRANLPQSFQVDTSKAGVAPLQVKVQGPKGLVEPVDVVDNADGTQTVNYVPSREGSYSISVLYGEEEVPRSPFKVKVLPTHDASKVKASGPGLNTTGVPASLPVEFTIDAKDAGEGLLAVQITDPEGKPKKTHIQDNHDGTYTVAYVPDVTGRYTILIKYGGDEIPFSPYRVRAVPTGDASKCTVTVSIGGHGLGAGIGPTIQIGEETVITVDTKAAGKGKVTCTVCTPDGSEVDVDVVENEDGTFDIFYTAPQPGKYVICVRFGGEHVPNSPFQVTALAGDQPTVQTPLRPQQLAPQYTYPQGNQQTWIPERPVVGVNGLDVTSLRPFDLVIPFTIKKGEITGEVRMPSGKVAQPSITDNKDGTVTVRYSPSEAGLHEMDIRYDNMHIPGSPLQFYVDYVNCGHVTAYGPGLTHGVVNKPATFTVNTKDAGEGGLSLAIEGPSKAEISCTDNQDGTCSVSYLPVLPGDYSILVKYNDQHIPGSPFTARVTGDDSMRMSHLKVGSAADIPINISETDLSLLTATVVPPSGREEPCLLKRLRNGHVGISFVPKETGEHLVHVKKNGQHVASSPIPVVISQSEIGDASRVRVSGQGLHEGHTFEPAEFIIDTRDAGYGGLSLSIEGPSKVDINTEDLEDGTCRVTYCPTEPGNYIINIKFADQHVPGSPFSVKVTGEGRVKESITRRRRAPSVANVGSHCDLSLKIPEISIQDMTAQVTSPSGKTHEAEIVEGENHTYCIRFVPAEMGMHTVSVKYKGQHVPGSPFQFTVGPLGEGGAHKVRAGGPGLERAEAGVPAEFSIWTREAGAGGLAIAVEGPSKAEISFEDRKDGSCGVAYIVQEPGDYEVSVKFNEEHIPDSPFVVPVASPSGDARRLTVSSLQESGLKVNQPASFAVSLNGAKGAIDAKVHSPSGALEECYVTEIDQDKYAVRFIPRENGIYLIDVKFNGTHIPGSPFKIRVGEPGHGGDPGLVSAYGTGLEGGVTGSPAEFIVNTSNAGAGALSVTIDGPSKVKMDCQECPEGYRVTYTPMAPGSYLISIKYGGPYHIAGSPFKAKVTGSRLVSNHSLHETSSVFVDSLNKVATVPQHATSGPGPADVSKIVAKGLGLNKAYVGQKSSFTVDCSKAGNNMLLVGVHGPRTPCEEILVKHMGSRLYSVSYLLKDKGEYTLVVKWGDEHIPGSPYRVMVP, from the exons ATGAGTAGCTCTCACTCCCGCTCCGGCCAGAGCGCGGCGGGCGCGGCTCCTGGAGGCGGTATCGATACGCGGGACGCTGAGATGCCGGCTACCGAAAAAGACTTAGCGGAGGATGCACCATGGAAGAAGATCCAGCAGAACACGTTTACCCGCTGGTGCAATGAGCACCTTAAGTGCGTGAGCAAGCGCATCGCCAATCTGCAGACGGACCTGAGCGATGGGTTGCGGCTTATCGCGCTGCTCGAGGTACTCAGCCAAAAGAAGATGCACCGCAAGCACAACCAACGACCCACTTTCCGTCAGATGCAGCTCGAAAATGTGTCGGTGGCTCTTGAGTTCCTGGACCGTGAGAGCATCAAGCTCGTGTCCATAG ACAGCAAGGCCATTGTGGATGGGAATCTGAAGCTGATCTTAGGCCTCATCTGGACCCTTATCCTGCACTACTCCATCTCGATGCCCAtgtgggatgaggaggaggatgaggaggccAAGAAGCAAACACCCAAGCAGAGGCTCCTAGGCTGGATTCAGAACAAGCTGCCACAGCTGCCCATTACCAACTTCAGCCGGGACTGGCAGAGTGGCCGGGCCCTGGGTGCTCTTGTTGATAGCTGTGCCCCAG GCCTCTGTCCTGACTGGGACTCCTGGGATGCTAGTAAGCCTGTGAACAATGCACGGGAAGCCATGCAGCAGGCTGATGACTGGCTAGGCATTCCTCAG GTGATCACCCCAGAGGAAATTGTGGATCCCAACGTAGATGAACATTCGGTTATGACCTACCTGTCTCAGTTTCCAAAGGCCAAGCTGAAGCCAGGGGCTCCTCTTCGGCCCAAACTGAACCCAAAGAAAGCTCGAGCCTATGGGCCAG GCATTGAGCCTACAGGCAATATGGTAAAGAAGAGAGCAGAATTCACTGTGGAGACTCGAAGTGCTGGCCAGGGAGAGGTACTGGTGTACGTGGAGGACCCAGCTGGACACCAGGAAGAG GCGAAAGTTATTGCCAATAATGACAAGAACCGTACTTTCTCTGTCTGGTATGTCCCTGAAGTGACGGGGACTCATAAG GTGACTGTGCTCTTTGCTGGCCAACATATTGCCAAGAGTCCCTTTGAGGTGTATGTGGACAAGTCACAGGGTGATGCCAGCAAAGTGACTGCCCAGGGCCCTGGTCTGGAGCCCAGTGGCAACATCGCCAACAAGACTACCTACTTTGAGATCTTCACTGCAG GAGCTGGCACAGGCAAGGTGGACGTTGTCATCCAGGACCCTACAGGACAGAAAGGCACAGTGGAACCTCAGCTGGAGGCCAGGGGTGACAGCACCTATCGCTGTAGCTACCAGCCCACCATGGAGGGTGTCCACACAGTACATGTCACCTTTGCCGGTGTTCCCATCCCTCGCAGCCCCTACACTATCACTGTTGGCCAAG CCTGCAACCCAGCTGCTTGCCGGGCTGTTGGTAGAGGACTCCAGCCTAAGGGTGTGCGAGTGAAGGAGACAGCTGACTTCAAGGTGTACACAAAGGGCGCCGGCAGCGGGGAGCTAAAGGTCACTGTAAAAGGCCCCA AGGGCGAGGAGCGTGTAAAGCAGAAAGACCTAGGGGATGGAGTATATGGCTTTGAATATTATCCCACAATCCCTGGCACGTACACTGTCACTATCACATGGGGTGGCCAGAACATTGGTCGCAG TCCCTTCGAGGTGAAGGTAGGCACTGAGTGTGGCAATCAGAAGGTGCGGGCCTGGGGCCCTGGGCTGGAAGGCGGCGTTGTTGGCAAATCAGCAGATTTTGTAGTAGAGGCCATTGGTGATGATGTGGGCACCTTGG GTTTCTCTGTGGAAGGTCCATCCCAGGCCAAGATTGAATGTGACGACAAGGGTGATGGCTCCTGTGATGTGCGCTACTGGCCCCAGGAGGCTGGCGAGTATGCTGTTCATGTGCTGTGTAACAGCGAGGACATTCGTCTCAGTCCTTTCATGGCTGACATCCGTGAGGCACCCCAGGATTTTCACCCAGACAGG GTGAAGGCACGTGGGCCTGGACTGGAGAAGACTGGTGTGGCTGTCAACAAACCAGCAGAGTTCACAGTTGATGCCAAGCATGCTGGGAAGGCCCCTCTCCGAGTTCAAGTCCAG GACAATGAGGGCTGCCCTGTGGAGGCGACAGTCAAGGACAATGGCAATGGCACTTACAGCTGCTCTTATGTGCCCAGAAAGCCAGTGAAGCACACAGCCATGGTTTCTTGGGGAGGTGTCAGCATCCCCAACAGTCCCTTCCGG GTGAATGTGGGAGCTGGCAGCCACCCAAACAAAGTCAAGGTGTATGGTCCAGGAGTGGCCAAGACTGGACTCAAGGCCCATGAACCCACCTACTTTACTGTGGATTGTACAGAGGCTGGCCAGG GAGATGTCAGCATTGGTATCAAATGTGCTCCTGGAGTAGTAGGCCCCACTGAGGCTGATATTGACTTTGATATAATCCGTAATGACAATGACACCTTCACTGTGAAATACACACCCTGTGGGGCTGGCAGCTATACCATCATGGTCCTTTTTGCCGATCAG GCCACACCCACCAGCCCCATCAGAGTCAAAGTGGAACCTTCTCATGATGCCAACAAGGTGAAGGCTGAGGGTCCTGGCCTAAGTCGCACTG GTGTTGAGCTTGGCAAACCTACCCATTTCACGGTCAATGCTAAAAATGCTGGGAAAGGCAAGCTGGATGTCCAGTTCTCCGGACTGGCTAAGGGAGATGCCGTTCGAGATGTGGACATCACTGACCACCATGATAATACCTACACAGTCAAGTACACGCCTGTGCAGCAG GGCCCAGTAGGTGTCAGTGTCACTTATGGAGGAGATCACATACCTAAGAGTCCATTTTCAGTGGGAATATCTCTAAGCTTGGATCTCAGCAAGATCAAGGTGTCTGGCCTTGGTGACA AAGTGGAGGTTGGTAAAGATCAGGAGTTTACAGTGAAGTCAAAGGGTGCAGGTGGTCAAGGCAAAGTAGCATCCAAGATTGTGAGTCCTTCAGGTGCAGTGGTGCCCTGCAAGGTGGAGCCAGGCCTGGGAGCTGACAACAGTGTAGTACGCTTTGTACCCCGCGAAGAGGGGCCCTATGAGGTGGAAGTGACCTATGATGGTGTGCCTGTGCCTGGCAGTCCTTTTCCATTGGAAGCTGTGGCTCCCACCAAACCTAGCAAG gTGAAGGCGTTTGGACCAGGGCTACAGGGGGGCAATGCAGGCTCCCCTGCCCGCTTCACCATTGATACAAAGGGTGCTGGCACTGGTGGCCTGGGCCTGACAGTGGAAGGCCCCTGCGAAGCACAGCTTGAGTGCCTGGACAACGGTGATGGCACATGCTCTGTGTCTTATGTGCCCACTGAGCCTGGGGACTACAACATCAACATCCTTTTTGCTGACACCCATATTCCTGGATCGCCATTCAAGGCCCATGTGGTTCCTTGTTTTGATGCATCCAAGGTGAAGTGCTCAGGCCCTGGGCTGGAGCGGGCTACTGCTGGTGAGGTAGGGCAGTTTCAAGTGGACTGCTCAAGTGCTGGCAGTGCTGAGTTGACGATTGAGATCTGCTCTGAGGCAGGACTGCCAGCTGAAGTATACATTCAGGACCATGGTGATGGCACACACACTATTACCTATATTCCTCTCTGTCCTGGGGCTTATACTGTTACCATCAAGTATGGCGGCCAGCCTGTACCCAACTTCCCTAGCAAGCTGCAAGTGGAACCTGCTGTGGATACCTCAGGTGTACAGTGCTATGGGCCTGGAATTGAGGGTCAAG GTGTTTTCCGAGAGGCAACCACTGAGTTTAGTGTGGATGCCCGGGCTCTTACACAGACTGGAGGGCCACATGTCAAGGCCCGTGTGGCCAACCCCTCAGGCAACCTGACAGAGACCTTTGTGCAAGACTGTGGTGATGGCACATACAAAGTGGAATACACTCCGTATGAGGAAG GAGTACACTCGGTGGATGTGACATATGATGGCAGCCCTGTGCCCAGCAGCCCCTTCCAAGTGCCTGTCACAGAGGGCTGTGACCCCTCCCGGGTGCGTGTCCATGGGCCAGGCATCCAAAGTGGTACCACCAACAAACCCAACAAGTTCACAGTGGAGACTAG GGGAGCTGGCACAGGTGGACTGGGCTTGGCTGTTGAGGGACCCTCAGAGGCCAAGATGTCATGCATGGATAATAAAGATGGCAGCTGCTCGGTAGAATACATCCCCTATGAAGCTGGAACCTATAGCCTTAATGTCACTTATGGTGGTCACCAAGTTCCAG GTAGTCCCTTCAAGGTCCCTGTGCATGATGTGACAGATGCATCTAAAGTGAAGTGTTCTGGGCCTGGCCTCAGCCCAGGCATGGTTCGTGCCAACCTCCCTCAGTCCTTTCAGGTGGACACAAGCAAGGCTGGAGTTGCCCCACTGCAGGTCAAAGTGCAGGGCCCCAAAG GCCTGGTGGAGCCAGTGGATGTAGTAGACAATGCCGATGGTACTCAGACTGTCAACTATGTACCCAGCCGAGAAGGGTCCTATAGCATTTCTGTGCTATATGGGGAAGAAGAAGTGCCACGGAG CCCCTTCAAGGTCAAGGTGCTGCCCACACATGATGCCAGTAAGGTGAAGGCCAGTGGACCTGGACTCAATACCACTGGTGTGCCTGCCAGCCTGCCTGTGGAGTTCACCATTGATGCCAAGGATGCTGGGGAGGGTCTGCTGGCTGTCCAGATTACG GACCCTGAAGGCAAGCCCAAGAAGACACACATCCAAGATAACCATGATGGGACATATACAGTGGCTTATGTACCAGATGTGACAGGCCGGTACACAATCCTCATCAAGTATGGTGGTGATGAGATCCCCTTTTCCCCATACCGTGTCCGGGCTGTGCCCACTGGGGATGCCAGCAAGTGCACAGTCACAG TGTCAATCGGAGGTCACGGGCTAG gtgctggcattGGCCCCACCATCCAGATTGGGGAGGAGACAGTGATTACTGTGGACACAAAAGCAGCAGGCAAAGGCAAGGTGACTTGCACTGTGTGCACACCTGATGGCTCCGAGGTAGATGTGGACGTGGTGGAGAATGAGGATGGTACCTTTGACATCTTCTACACAGCCCCCCAGCCGGGCAAATATGTCATCTGTGTGCGCTTCGGAGGCGAGCATGTGCCCAACAGCCCCTTCCAAGTTACA GCTTTGGCTGGGGACCAACCAACAGTGCAGACCCCGCTACGGCCTCAGCAGCTGGCACCACAGTATACCTATCCTCAGGGTAACCAGCAAACCTGG ATCCCAGAGAGGCCTGTGGTGGGCGTTAATGGTCTAGATGTAACCAGTCTGAGGCCCTTTGATCTTGTCATTCCTTTCACCATCAAGAAGGGCGAGATCACTG GGGAAGTTCGGATGCCCTCAGGGAAGGTGGCCCAGCCTTCCATCACTGACAACAAGGATGGTACTGTTACTGTGCGCTACTCACCCAGTGAAGCTGGCCTGCATGAAATGGACATCCGCTATGACAATATGCACATCCCAG GAAGCCCTCTTCAGTTCTATGTGGATTATGTAAACTGTGGCCATGTCACTGCTTATGGTCCTGGCCTTACCCACGGAGTGGTCAACAAACCTGCCACCTTCACTGTCAACACCAAGGATGCAGGAGAGG GGGGCTTGTCTCTGGCCATCGAGGGTCCATCTAAAGCAGAAATCAGCTGCACTGACAACCAGGATGGAACGTGCAGTGTCTCTTACCTGCCTGTGCTGCCTGGTGACTATAGCATCCTAGTCAAGTACAATGATCAGCACATCCCAGGCAGCCCCTTCACTGCCAGAGTCACAG GTGACGATTCCATGCGTATGTCCCACCTAAAGGTGGGTTCTGCTGCTGATATCCCCATCAACATCTCAGAAACAGACCTCAGCCTACTCACAGCCACTGTGGTGCCACCTTCAGGCCGAGAGGAGCCCTGTCTACTGAAACGGTTGCGAAATGGCCACGTGG GGATTTCCTTCGTGCCCAAGGAGACAGGAGAGCACCTGGTACATGTGAAGAAGAATGGCCAGCATGTGGCAAGCAGTCCCATCCCAGTAGTGATCAGCCAGTCGGAGATAGGTGATGCCAGCCGTGTGAGGGTCTCTGGTCAAGGCCTCCATGAAGGCCATACCTTTGAACCTGCAGAGTTTATTATTGACACCAGAGATGCAG GGTACGGTGGGCTCAGTCTGTCCATTGAGGGCCCTAGCAAGGTAGACATCAACACAGAGGACCTGGAGGATGGTACATGCAGGGTCACCTATTGTCCCACAGAGCCTGGAAACTACATCATAAACATCAAATTCGCTGACCAGCATGTGCCTG GAAGTCCCTTTTCTGTGAAGGTGACAGGTGAGGGCCGGGTGAAAGAGAGCATCACACGTAGGCGACGTGCCCCTTCCGTGGCCAATGTTGGCAGCCATTGTGACCTCAGCCTGAAGATTCCTG AAATTAGCATCCAAGACATGACAGCCCAGGTGACCAGCCCATCAGGCAAGACCCATGAGGCAGAGattgtagaaggagagaaccataCTTACTGTATCCGATTTGTGCCTGCTGAGATGGGAATGCATACAGTCAGTGTCAAGTACAAGGGCCAGCATGTGCCTGGGAGTCCCTTCCAGTTCACCGTGGGGCCTCTCGGGGAAGGGGGTGCTCACAAGGTCCGTGCTGGAGGCCCTGGCCTGGAGAGAGCTGAAGCTGGAGTGCCAG CGGAGTTCAGCATTTGGACTAGGGAAGCTGGCGCTGGAGGTCTGGCCATTGCTGTTGAGGGCCCCAGCAAGGCTGAGATCTCTTTCGAGGATCGCAAGGATGGCTCCTGTGGTGTGGCCTACATAGTTCAGGAGCCAG GTGACTATGAGGTCTCAGTCAAGTTCAACGAGGAACACATACCTGATAGTCCCTTCGTGGTGCCTGTGGCTTCTCCGTCTGGTGACGCCCGCCGCCTTACTGTTTCTAGTCTTCAG GAGTCAGGGTTAAAAGTCAACCAGCCAGCCTCTTTTGCAGTCAGCCTGAATGGGGCCAAAGGGGCAATTGATGCCAAGGTGCACAGCCCCTCAGGAGCTCTGGAGGAGTGCTATGTTACAGAGATTGACCAAG ATAAGTATGCTGTGCGTTTCATCCCACGAGAGAATGGCATCTACCTGATTGATGTCAAGTTCAATGGTACTCACATCCCTGGAAGCCCCTTCAAGATCCGAGTTGGGGAGCCTGGGCATGGAGGGGACCCAGGCTTAGTGTCCGCCTATGGAACAGGCCTAGAAGGTGGTGTCACAG GGAGCCCAGCTGAGTTTATCGTGAACACAAGCAATGCCGGAGCTGGTGCTCTTTCGGTTACCATTGACGGCCCCTCCAAGGTGAAGATGGATTGCCAGGAGTGCCCTGAGGGCTACCGTGTCACCTATACCCCCATGGCACCTGGCAGCTACCTCATCTCCATCAAGTATGGTGGCCCCTATCATATTGCAGGAAGCCCCTTTAAAGCCAAAGTCACAG GTTCCCGTCTTGTTAGCAACCACAGCCTCCATGAGACATCATCTGTGTTTGTGGACTCCCTGAATAAAGTTGCTACTGTTCCCCAGCATGCGACCTCAGGCCCAGGTCCTGCTGATGTCAGCAAGATAGTAGCCAAAGGCCTGGGGCTGAACAAGGCTTATGTAGGCCAAAAGAGCAGCTTCACAGTAGACTGCAGCAAAGCAG